In one window of Desulfovibrio sp. UIB00 DNA:
- a CDS encoding outer membrane protein transport protein — MKVFRAVCLALALVACCAPVAWGEGFSLNEWSARGVSLAGGMVGRADDVSAIAYNAAGITQLPGTRMMGGFALISPSGGITTNAGSRQTDTYTKPALWNAPHAYLSHQLSDNAWVGLGVFSRFGLGNSYAGDWAGRYNVYDIGVQTISFVPTLAVKLNDTVSFSVGVEAMNAHMYMGNKIPTNKGTGATFDNDMQLEGNGWGYGAHLGLHMRLNDQWSVGLSYKSQVTMNINGDVEFAYQGYNAISRPKHLPEARNCGANTVLQLPDSAALGVTYKPLDNLSFEVGTVWTRWSTYNALNIYMDNGYSSINNKEWRDGWNFNGSVEYKPLDWWSLRAGFSYETPVVNESHADFMIPTNGRKTLSVGTGFNWNNWTVDLAYAHLWINSLDYGGTDAKGISPDVGITGGNSKDVSANIYMLSVGYTF, encoded by the coding sequence ATGAAGGTTTTTCGTGCTGTATGTCTGGCGCTGGCTCTGGTAGCCTGTTGCGCACCCGTAGCCTGGGGCGAAGGTTTCTCCCTGAATGAATGGAGCGCCAGAGGTGTTTCCCTGGCTGGCGGCATGGTGGGCCGCGCTGATGATGTTTCGGCCATTGCGTACAATGCCGCAGGCATTACGCAACTGCCCGGCACGCGCATGATGGGCGGTTTTGCCCTCATCAGCCCCTCAGGCGGCATAACCACCAATGCTGGCAGCCGCCAGACCGATACCTACACAAAACCCGCGCTCTGGAATGCCCCGCATGCATATCTGAGCCACCAGCTCAGCGACAACGCTTGGGTTGGCCTGGGCGTTTTTTCGCGTTTCGGCCTTGGCAACAGCTATGCTGGCGACTGGGCGGGCAGGTATAATGTCTATGACATCGGCGTACAGACCATCTCCTTCGTGCCCACCCTTGCGGTCAAGCTCAACGATACAGTTTCCTTCTCCGTAGGCGTGGAAGCCATGAATGCCCACATGTACATGGGCAACAAGATTCCCACCAATAAAGGTACAGGGGCTACCTTTGACAACGACATGCAGCTTGAAGGCAACGGATGGGGCTACGGCGCGCATCTTGGGCTGCACATGCGCCTCAACGACCAGTGGTCGGTTGGCCTGTCCTACAAGAGCCAGGTGACCATGAACATCAATGGCGACGTGGAATTTGCCTATCAGGGCTACAACGCCATCAGCAGACCTAAACACCTGCCCGAAGCCAGAAACTGCGGCGCAAACACAGTGCTTCAGTTGCCAGATTCAGCAGCGCTGGGCGTTACCTACAAGCCGCTGGACAATCTGAGCTTTGAAGTGGGCACGGTCTGGACCCGCTGGTCCACCTACAATGCCCTGAACATCTATATGGATAACGGCTACAGTTCCATCAACAACAAGGAATGGCGCGACGGCTGGAACTTCAACGGCAGCGTGGAATACAAACCCCTTGACTGGTGGAGCCTGCGCGCGGGTTTTTCGTATGAAACCCCTGTAGTCAATGAAAGCCATGCCGACTTCATGATCCCCACCAATGGCCGCAAAACGCTCAGCGTGGGCACCGGCTTTAACTGGAATAACTGGACCGTGGACCTCGCCTACGCCCACCTGTGGATCAATTCGCTTGACTACGGCGGCACCGATGCCAAGGGCATATCGCCCGATGTGGGCATTACAGGCGGCAACTCCAAGGATGTTTCTGCAAACATCTATATGCTTTCAGTGGGTTACACGTTCTAA
- a CDS encoding 4-oxalocrotonate tautomerase family protein has protein sequence MPFVNIKVTGGAEAPTAEQKAELISGVTELLQRVLNKNPATTVVLIEELSTDNWGIGGESVTVRRRKQ, from the coding sequence ATGCCTTTTGTAAATATCAAGGTAACAGGCGGTGCAGAAGCCCCCACTGCGGAGCAGAAAGCAGAACTCATCAGCGGCGTCACGGAACTGCTGCAAAGGGTGCTGAACAAAAACCCCGCAACCACCGTGGTTCTTATTGAAGAACTCTCCACGGATAACTGGGGCATTGGCGGCGAAAGCGTTACAGTGCGCCGCCGCAAACAGTAG
- a CDS encoding nitroreductase family protein, which translates to MNAFIVDTELCRKDGICAKVCPIQIIDGNVGEYPSISSHKVRVCIGCGQCMAFCPANACSAPGLSSQDSRPLRREQIPSAEQVEELVFSRRSVRNFKNKPVPHDLLHRILDGARFAPSAKNTQELRWIVLETREQTEKLAALVIDWLRALPEIDPATARDVHAESLVRAWDAGYDVITRTAPHLALIVAPKGHWGPADASIAAAYLELLAHGHKVGCCWGGYVCFAMGHPSAHALRAFVGVKDDEQVYAAQMMGFPLLAPHFRPPRKALDVTWL; encoded by the coding sequence ATGAATGCTTTTATAGTAGATACAGAATTGTGCCGCAAGGACGGAATTTGCGCCAAAGTGTGCCCTATCCAGATTATAGATGGCAATGTGGGCGAATACCCCTCCATATCCTCACACAAGGTCAGGGTATGCATTGGTTGCGGGCAGTGCATGGCCTTTTGCCCCGCCAACGCCTGTTCAGCGCCGGGGCTTTCATCGCAAGACAGCCGCCCCTTGCGGCGTGAGCAGATACCATCCGCCGAGCAGGTTGAAGAACTCGTATTTTCGCGCCGGTCGGTGCGGAATTTCAAAAACAAACCTGTTCCGCATGATCTGCTGCACAGGATCCTCGACGGCGCGCGCTTTGCACCCTCGGCCAAAAACACGCAGGAGCTGCGCTGGATTGTTTTGGAAACCCGCGAGCAGACGGAAAAGCTGGCAGCCCTGGTCATTGACTGGTTGCGCGCCCTGCCGGAAATTGACCCTGCCACCGCCAGGGATGTGCATGCCGAAAGCCTCGTGCGGGCATGGGACGCCGGGTATGACGTCATCACCCGCACGGCCCCGCATCTTGCCCTGATTGTTGCCCCCAAAGGACACTGGGGGCCAGCGGATGCCTCCATTGCCGCCGCCTACCTGGAGCTACTGGCCCACGGCCACAAGGTGGGCTGTTGCTGGGGCGGCTACGTGTGCTTTGCCATGGGGCATCCCTCTGCCCACGCTCTGCGGGCCTTTGTCGGCGTGAAGGATGATGAGCAGGTCTATGCCGCGCAGATGATGGGTTTTCCCCTGCTTGCCCCCCACTTCAGGCCGCCGCGCAAGGCGCTGGATGTCACCTGGCTGTAG
- the modA gene encoding molybdate ABC transporter substrate-binding protein, translating to MKPLVLPERFRLLLVLTACLLVFAQSAHAEGPSITTGLGYKPMVQQLCAAYAQQSGVKPTEMYSGNIGQIIEQAKAGSGVSIIVSEKGTLQDSGLAFAAYEPLGEAVLVLAWRKGLHLASAQDLTKPEFAQIGYPDAKGAIYGRAAVAFMKGNNLLEPLKAKLSMLSTVPQVFSYLVSGDLDAAFVNEAIARKQGDSVGGWMEVREGYTPMLLVAGVVAGQENKAEVRSFIQFLKTPEAQRILAGNGLRL from the coding sequence ATGAAGCCTCTGGTATTGCCTGAACGTTTTCGCCTTTTGCTGGTGCTGACCGCATGCCTCCTTGTTTTTGCGCAGTCGGCCCACGCCGAAGGGCCATCCATCACCACCGGGCTTGGATACAAGCCCATGGTCCAGCAGCTGTGCGCGGCCTATGCGCAGCAATCCGGCGTAAAACCTACAGAAATGTACAGCGGCAACATCGGGCAGATAATCGAGCAGGCCAAGGCGGGGAGTGGCGTCAGCATTATTGTTTCAGAAAAAGGCACGTTGCAGGATTCCGGCCTGGCCTTTGCCGCCTATGAACCGCTTGGCGAAGCCGTGCTCGTGCTGGCGTGGCGCAAAGGGCTGCACCTTGCCTCGGCACAGGATCTCACCAAGCCGGAATTTGCCCAAATTGGCTATCCCGATGCCAAGGGGGCCATTTACGGCAGAGCGGCAGTGGCCTTCATGAAGGGCAACAACCTGCTGGAGCCACTCAAGGCAAAGCTTTCCATGCTTTCCACTGTGCCCCAGGTCTTTTCCTACCTTGTTTCCGGCGATCTTGACGCCGCCTTTGTGAACGAGGCCATTGCCCGCAAGCAGGGCGACAGCGTTGGCGGCTGGATGGAAGTGCGCGAGGGGTATACGCCAATGCTGCTGGTGGCGGGGGTTGTGGCCGGGCAGGAGAACAAGGCCGAAGTACGCTCGTTCATACAGTTTCTGAAAACCCCTGAAGCGCAACGCATCCTTGCTGGCAACGGCCTGCGCCTGTAG
- the modC gene encoding molybdenum ABC transporter ATP-binding protein, with the protein MLHVDIHKKHGDFELQIAFTLAECGIAVIFGPSGSGKTSLINCIAGLETPDAGQILCHGITCFNAEQGINLPPEARRLGYVFQDARLFPHLSVRENLRFGLRFHAVHACKDAPALDDVADLLDIAPLLHRRPAHLSGGEKQRVAIGRALLCRPRLLLMDEPLSSLDMSLKDGLMAYIARIPQQWNVPVLYVTHSPDEALALGNSMLLLRQGRLEAQGLVEVTLRKAHRLGLLPYPTFYLSGAAHEASGIA; encoded by the coding sequence ATGCTGCACGTAGATATCCATAAAAAACACGGTGATTTTGAACTGCAAATTGCATTTACGCTTGCGGAGTGCGGTATTGCTGTGATCTTTGGCCCTTCCGGTTCCGGAAAAACAAGCCTTATCAATTGTATTGCAGGGCTGGAAACGCCCGATGCAGGGCAGATACTCTGCCACGGCATCACCTGCTTTAACGCGGAACAAGGCATAAACCTGCCGCCAGAAGCCAGACGCCTTGGCTATGTTTTTCAGGATGCCCGCCTGTTTCCACACCTTTCTGTCCGCGAGAACCTGCGTTTCGGCCTCCGGTTCCATGCCGTTCATGCCTGCAAGGATGCGCCCGCCCTCGATGACGTTGCCGACCTGCTTGATATTGCCCCCTTGTTGCACAGACGCCCGGCCCATCTTTCCGGCGGCGAAAAGCAGCGCGTTGCCATTGGGCGTGCCTTGCTCTGCCGCCCGCGCCTTCTTCTCATGGACGAACCCCTTTCATCGCTGGACATGAGCCTCAAGGATGGCCTTATGGCCTACATTGCGCGCATTCCGCAGCAGTGGAACGTGCCCGTGCTGTACGTCACCCATTCGCCAGATGAGGCCTTGGCCCTTGGCAACAGCATGCTGCTGTTGCGTCAGGGCCGCCTTGAAGCACAAGGATTAGTTGAGGTTACCCTTCGCAAGGCGCACCGTCTGGGCCTGTTGCCTTACCCCACCTTTTATCTGTCAGGAGCCGCACATGAAGCCTCTGGTATTGCCTGA
- a CDS encoding DnaA/Hda family protein: MREQWSEISENLKKMLHSGVFKVWIAPLQAQVHAGGLLLTAPNAFVASWLEGKMLSTLREAAAPVLGLDPASVDVRITAASDTAHSSKPAANLPASDNRNGSAFAASPVQQTPSFALAQTAEVPARQADTAEQFAHSSSILNATFPGLAANATDSISRQETTTQQMARPQLQATLPISSTPAYRLATNWRYAFADFVVGPTNNMAVAAAQDVSRSSGCVRTLFMNSAPGLGKTHLAQAVGRAIAEERSGARVGYLTAEDFASRFVAALRTHDIENFKTRFRDLDVLLLEDVHFLQGKEKMQDMALAVVKSLQAKGGRVIFTSSFSPRELQRVDSQLVSHFCSGILTDIGRPTEDMRRHILERKAKSYQVLLPDSVCELLASRLDGDVRQMESCLNSLIFKARLLNCGLNLDLAMEVLSQYAEISCGPDMPTIVRLVCESYGLNERQLSSRSRRKECVLGRNTVYYLARKHTELTLEEIGEKFNRRHSTVIKGITSVERELSKETSLGRQIARAVKLIERNAGMGA, from the coding sequence ATGCGCGAACAATGGTCGGAAATTTCTGAAAATCTCAAGAAAATGCTGCATTCCGGCGTTTTCAAGGTCTGGATTGCACCCTTGCAGGCACAAGTGCACGCGGGGGGGCTTTTGCTTACCGCGCCCAATGCTTTTGTGGCCAGTTGGCTTGAAGGCAAGATGCTCTCCACCCTGCGTGAAGCAGCAGCCCCGGTGCTGGGGCTTGACCCAGCTTCTGTTGATGTTCGCATTACAGCTGCCAGTGATACCGCTCACAGCAGCAAGCCTGCGGCTAACCTGCCAGCCAGTGACAACCGTAATGGCTCGGCCTTTGCTGCCAGCCCTGTGCAACAGACTCCTTCTTTTGCCCTGGCCCAGACTGCAGAAGTCCCCGCCAGACAGGCTGACACGGCAGAGCAGTTCGCGCACTCATCTTCCATACTAAACGCGACTTTTCCCGGTTTGGCGGCCAACGCCACGGATTCCATCAGCCGTCAGGAAACTACCACCCAGCAGATGGCGCGCCCGCAGTTGCAGGCCACCCTGCCCATCAGCAGCACCCCGGCCTATCGTCTGGCGACCAACTGGCGCTATGCTTTTGCGGACTTTGTAGTTGGCCCCACCAATAATATGGCTGTTGCGGCAGCTCAGGATGTAAGCCGTAGCAGCGGCTGCGTACGCACCCTGTTCATGAACTCTGCCCCCGGCCTTGGCAAAACCCACCTGGCACAGGCCGTTGGCCGCGCCATTGCAGAAGAACGTAGCGGCGCGCGCGTGGGCTACCTGACAGCAGAAGATTTTGCATCGCGCTTTGTGGCTGCCCTGCGCACCCACGACATCGAAAATTTCAAGACCCGTTTTCGCGATCTTGACGTACTGCTGCTTGAAGACGTGCATTTTCTTCAGGGTAAGGAAAAAATGCAGGACATGGCTCTGGCCGTGGTTAAAAGCCTTCAGGCCAAGGGCGGACGAGTCATTTTTACCTCATCGTTTTCGCCGCGCGAACTGCAACGCGTCGACAGCCAGCTTGTGTCGCATTTCTGCTCGGGCATCCTCACCGATATTGGCCGCCCCACAGAAGACATGCGCCGCCACATTCTTGAGCGCAAGGCCAAGAGTTACCAGGTGCTGCTGCCCGACTCCGTTTGCGAACTGCTGGCCAGCCGCCTTGACGGCGATGTGCGCCAGATGGAATCGTGTCTGAACAGCCTCATTTTCAAGGCGCGTCTGCTCAATTGCGGCCTTAACCTTGATCTGGCCATGGAAGTGCTCAGCCAGTACGCTGAAATCAGCTGCGGGCCGGATATGCCCACCATCGTGCGTCTGGTCTGTGAAAGCTACGGCCTCAACGAGCGCCAGCTCAGCTCCCGCTCGCGCCGCAAGGAATGCGTGCTGGGCCGCAACACCGTATACTATCTCGCACGCAAACACACAGAACTGACTCTTGAAGAAATCGGCGAAAAATTCAACCGTCGCCATTCCACGGTTATCAAGGGCATCACCAGTGTGGAACGTGAACTTTCCAAAGAAACCAGCCTTGGCCGCCAGATTGCCAGAGCCGTCAAACTTATCGAACGCAATGCAGGCATGGGCGCGTAA
- a CDS encoding outer membrane beta-barrel protein, whose amino-acid sequence MKRFILALALVLSLALPNIAAAEGNGMYLAPKFLMSFQNTGQIERSRAMAGSGVDQYSQFTLGGALALGYDFWPQQMLPLRAELEFAMRGNNEKTWSDGGAAIKQVKGTWNSSTLFANLFWDFHNDSIMTPYVGGGLGMAFNYAGYDFTANNGDKFSGDQRTTNFAWNLGAGVAFNINEHFAIDAGYRFVSLGYNDVSVTSAGNKYNVGNRPYENEFMLGLRYGF is encoded by the coding sequence ATGAAACGCTTTATTCTTGCGTTGGCGCTGGTGCTGAGTCTGGCACTGCCCAACATTGCCGCTGCTGAAGGCAACGGCATGTATCTGGCCCCCAAATTCCTGATGAGCTTTCAAAATACCGGCCAAATTGAACGCTCCCGCGCCATGGCTGGCTCAGGCGTAGACCAGTACAGCCAGTTCACCCTTGGTGGCGCCCTGGCCCTGGGCTATGACTTCTGGCCCCAGCAGATGCTGCCCCTGCGTGCCGAACTTGAATTCGCCATGCGCGGCAACAATGAAAAGACCTGGAGCGATGGCGGCGCAGCCATCAAGCAGGTCAAGGGCACCTGGAATTCCTCGACCCTGTTTGCAAACCTGTTCTGGGATTTCCACAACGACAGCATCATGACCCCTTATGTGGGTGGTGGTCTTGGCATGGCCTTCAACTACGCTGGCTATGACTTTACCGCCAACAACGGCGACAAGTTCAGCGGCGACCAACGCACCACCAACTTTGCGTGGAATCTGGGCGCTGGTGTTGCCTTCAACATCAACGAGCACTTCGCCATTGACGCTGGCTACCGCTTTGTGAGCCTTGGCTACAACGATGTGAGCGTCACCTCTGCCGGCAACAAGTACAACGTCGGCAACCGCCCCTACGAAAACGAGTTCATGCTCGGCCTGCGTTACGGCTTCTAA
- the modD gene encoding ModD protein has product MHFPCSDTWLEGLLADDCPGLDLTVELLGIAGASGIMRFAPKADCTISGVEEAELLLRKCGLSVSRTAANGNRLAAGQQCLEATGPSAALHRGWKLAQTLMEYMTGIATRAAHMVEQAHSANPAVRVAVTRKNFPGAKSICLEAAMNGGAMIHRQNLSDSILIFEQHRVFLPGEQQASLRSVAAMMDKLRARAPERKVSAEVDTFDDALLVAEAGIDIVQCEKFDCETLAATVGAVRALRDDIVILAAGGVNGGNAAQYAATGVDVLVTSWPYFGKPADIKVVMEKAP; this is encoded by the coding sequence ATGCACTTTCCCTGTTCTGATACATGGCTTGAGGGCCTGCTGGCAGACGACTGCCCCGGTCTTGACCTCACAGTAGAGCTGCTCGGCATTGCCGGGGCTTCTGGCATCATGCGCTTCGCGCCCAAGGCGGATTGCACCATCAGCGGCGTGGAAGAGGCCGAATTGCTCCTGCGCAAATGCGGCCTTTCTGTCAGCCGCACCGCAGCCAACGGCAACAGGCTTGCAGCGGGCCAGCAATGTCTGGAGGCCACAGGCCCATCCGCCGCCCTGCACCGTGGCTGGAAGCTGGCCCAGACCCTGATGGAATACATGACAGGCATTGCCACGCGCGCGGCGCACATGGTGGAGCAGGCCCACTCAGCAAACCCCGCCGTGCGCGTGGCCGTGACACGCAAAAACTTTCCCGGCGCCAAGAGCATCTGCCTGGAGGCGGCCATGAACGGCGGGGCCATGATTCATCGGCAAAACCTCTCGGACAGCATCCTCATTTTTGAGCAGCACCGCGTTTTTCTGCCCGGCGAGCAGCAGGCCTCGTTACGCAGTGTGGCAGCCATGATGGACAAATTGCGCGCGCGAGCACCAGAGCGCAAAGTCAGCGCCGAGGTAGACACCTTTGACGATGCACTGCTCGTGGCGGAGGCGGGCATTGATATTGTTCAGTGCGAAAAATTTGACTGCGAAACTCTTGCCGCAACCGTGGGCGCGGTGCGCGCCCTGCGTGACGACATCGTCATTCTGGCCGCTGGCGGCGTCAACGGCGGCAACGCCGCCCAGTATGCGGCCACAGGCGTTGACGTGCTCGTCACAAGCTGGCCCTACTTTGGCAAACCGGCAGACATCAAGGTTGTCATGGAAAAAGCCCCCTAG
- a CDS encoding ABC transporter permease subunit: MQFHELWRALCAPEVSFSVLLTLRVCSACLILHALTAIPLARLGMAKNPHLRRVINFIITLPLVFPPMALGFLLLMLFGRNGWGGIALRETLGVSLVFSQGGIILASWLAGLPLVVKPVQTALNNPELLRFEQAARVCGATPRKCFFLVTLPLIRHGLAAGLLLGITRAMGEVGISLMLGGNIAGRTNTLSLEVFNAVSTGEFQRAALLCAILAIISLLLYLGIDWCQKKSF, encoded by the coding sequence ATGCAGTTTCATGAACTATGGCGCGCCCTGTGCGCGCCTGAGGTCAGCTTTTCCGTATTGCTGACCCTGCGGGTCTGTAGCGCCTGTCTGATCTTGCACGCGCTGACGGCCATTCCTCTTGCCCGGCTGGGCATGGCGAAAAATCCGCATCTGCGGCGGGTGATCAACTTTATCATCACCCTGCCGCTGGTTTTTCCGCCCATGGCCCTTGGCTTTTTGCTGCTCATGCTCTTTGGCCGCAACGGCTGGGGAGGCATTGCCCTGAGGGAGACACTGGGCGTCAGCCTGGTGTTTTCGCAGGGGGGCATCATTCTTGCCTCGTGGCTTGCCGGGCTGCCCCTTGTGGTCAAGCCCGTGCAAACCGCGCTGAACAATCCCGAACTGCTGCGCTTTGAACAGGCGGCGCGGGTGTGCGGCGCAACACCCCGCAAATGTTTTTTTCTTGTGACCTTGCCGCTCATCAGGCATGGCCTTGCCGCCGGGCTGCTGCTGGGCATCACGCGAGCCATGGGCGAGGTGGGCATCAGCCTCATGCTCGGCGGCAACATTGCGGGGCGCACCAATACGCTCTCTCTGGAAGTGTTCAACGCAGTTTCCACGGGGGAATTTCAGCGGGCAGCCCTGCTCTGCGCCATACTGGCGATAATCAGTCTTTTGCTGTACCTTGGCATTGACTGGTGTCAAAAAAAGTCATTCTAG
- a CDS encoding methyl-accepting chemotaxis protein encodes MQLRAKVCIPIAGITLAIGICCYFVIQKQFERLNETNIQTLVEARSSQMTQAIELCSEQAMRMAALVSRLPEVEAAYRTAMEGDINDENSAAAQRGREMLRASLAPMLEGFKAVIGEKPQIHYHFPPARSFARLWRDKQTKRGDKWVDISDDLSTFRPTVLDVNKNGKALCGVEIGSGGFEIRGLAPVTSLSGSQLGSVEVLVSFTHVLSGLSSGEGESSLLYMNAEHLKVATGLQNKEKHPIVADSYVLVSGTKDGKVEGLLDKSFLDATRKGSTTRIVGSTLLSGMPITDFKDKQIGVLVFSTDLSEQQGIMSRAGIILAAAFLTLLVVPLVMTFFVLSITVLRPVQSIRQTIQEIAEDRAVLANRLKYSSEDEIGALASWFNQLLDKIESMLTEVQGYRNLLDSVPDPIFGVDDDYRIIIANKATETLLEKDIKKLRGEFCHDNFNTEVCQSDDCPIAQSKCSGKSVVARILDIGTAENPHYIQPFSDVLRDNQGNKIGYVEIARDVTTLVLKEREIETTMKHMKEVNASISAAADSLTEAVGLMKDRFQQVSDGADAQNGRAQETATAMEEMTSTVREVAQNASSAADQTEDARQKARHGAEIVDEAVSAIAEVNSHTGALLKEMESLETHTEGIGRIMGVISDIADQTNLLALNAAIEAARAGDAGRGFAVVADEVRKLAEKTMQATKEVTEAITTIQSVAKGNMQEMRDTADTVSRATEMANQSGAALSQIVEIVASASNSVQSIATAAEQQSATSEEINHAITDVKHVAETTNTLTRELHGTVTELSRLAAQLKALSQG; translated from the coding sequence ATGCAATTACGCGCAAAAGTCTGCATCCCAATAGCTGGCATCACACTTGCTATCGGCATTTGTTGTTATTTTGTCATTCAAAAGCAATTTGAAAGACTTAACGAAACAAATATACAGACTTTGGTCGAAGCCCGCTCCTCGCAGATGACGCAGGCAATTGAACTGTGCAGCGAACAGGCCATGCGTATGGCGGCACTGGTGAGCAGACTGCCCGAGGTTGAGGCCGCCTACAGAACAGCCATGGAAGGCGACATTAATGATGAAAACAGCGCCGCCGCACAACGAGGGCGGGAAATGCTGCGCGCATCCCTCGCTCCCATGCTGGAGGGATTCAAGGCGGTTATCGGCGAAAAACCGCAGATTCATTATCACTTTCCCCCGGCCCGGAGCTTTGCGCGCCTGTGGCGCGACAAACAGACCAAACGTGGGGACAAGTGGGTTGATATTTCAGACGATCTTTCGACCTTCCGCCCCACCGTGCTTGACGTAAACAAGAACGGCAAAGCCCTGTGCGGGGTCGAAATCGGCAGCGGCGGTTTTGAAATCCGGGGTCTTGCGCCTGTCACAAGCCTTTCGGGCAGCCAGTTGGGTTCTGTTGAAGTGCTGGTGAGTTTTACGCACGTGCTGAGCGGCCTGAGCTCTGGCGAGGGAGAATCCTCGCTTCTGTATATGAACGCCGAGCACCTTAAGGTTGCCACGGGCCTGCAAAACAAGGAAAAGCACCCCATTGTCGCCGATTCATATGTTCTTGTGAGCGGCACCAAGGACGGCAAGGTTGAGGGATTGCTGGACAAGAGCTTTCTGGACGCCACCCGCAAGGGCTCGACCACCCGAATTGTCGGCTCCACCCTGCTTTCCGGCATGCCCATTACAGATTTCAAAGACAAGCAGATCGGCGTGCTCGTGTTCAGCACTGACCTCTCTGAACAGCAGGGCATCATGAGCCGCGCGGGGATCATCTTAGCTGCGGCCTTCCTTACCCTGCTTGTGGTGCCGCTGGTCATGACGTTCTTTGTGCTCAGCATTACGGTGTTGCGGCCCGTGCAGAGCATCCGACAGACCATTCAGGAAATTGCCGAAGACAGGGCCGTGCTGGCCAATCGCCTAAAGTATTCCTCCGAGGACGAAATCGGCGCGCTGGCGTCATGGTTCAACCAACTGCTGGACAAGATTGAAAGCATGCTCACAGAGGTGCAGGGATACAGAAACCTGCTGGATTCCGTGCCCGATCCCATCTTTGGCGTGGACGACGACTACCGCATTATCATTGCCAACAAAGCCACAGAAACTTTGCTTGAGAAGGATATCAAAAAACTTCGCGGGGAGTTCTGCCACGACAACTTCAATACCGAAGTGTGCCAGAGCGATGACTGCCCCATAGCGCAGTCCAAGTGCAGCGGCAAATCTGTGGTGGCGCGCATACTTGATATCGGGACTGCGGAAAATCCGCATTATATTCAGCCGTTCAGTGATGTGCTGCGCGACAACCAGGGCAATAAAATCGGCTATGTGGAAATTGCGCGCGATGTGACCACTCTGGTGCTGAAAGAACGCGAAATTGAAACCACCATGAAGCATATGAAGGAAGTGAATGCCTCCATAAGCGCAGCGGCTGACAGCCTGACAGAAGCCGTAGGCCTGATGAAGGATCGCTTCCAGCAGGTTTCGGACGGTGCGGATGCGCAAAACGGCCGCGCGCAGGAAACCGCCACCGCCATGGAAGAAATGACTTCCACCGTGCGCGAGGTGGCGCAAAATGCTTCTTCCGCCGCAGACCAGACGGAGGACGCACGGCAAAAGGCCCGACATGGCGCAGAGATAGTTGACGAGGCTGTTTCTGCCATTGCAGAGGTCAACAGTCACACAGGCGCCCTGCTCAAGGAAATGGAATCCCTTGAAACCCATACCGAGGGCATTGGCCGAATCATGGGAGTTATCTCGGATATTGCCGATCAGACCAATCTGCTGGCCCTTAACGCGGCGATCGAAGCTGCCCGAGCGGGCGATGCAGGACGCGGTTTTGCCGTAGTGGCGGACGAAGTGCGCAAACTCGCGGAAAAGACCATGCAGGCCACCAAGGAAGTCACAGAGGCCATTACCACCATCCAATCTGTGGCAAAGGGCAATATGCAGGAAATGCGCGACACTGCCGACACTGTCAGCAGGGCCACTGAAATGGCCAACCAGAGCGGCGCCGCACTTTCCCAGATAGTGGAAATTGTCGCCAGTGCCAGCAACAGCGTGCAATCCATCGCCACGGCAGCGGAGCAGCAATCCGCCACAAGCGAAGAAATCAACCATGCTATTACAGATGTGAAGCATGTTGCAGAAACCACCAATACCCTGACGCGTGAACTGCACGGCACAGTTACCGAACTTTCACGCCTTGCAGCGCAGTTGAAAGCGTTGTCGCAAGGGTAA